Proteins from a genomic interval of Asterias rubens chromosome 16, eAstRub1.3, whole genome shotgun sequence:
- the LOC117301134 gene encoding uncharacterized protein LOC117301134 isoform X1 has translation MSEQGTEDREPHGEEQQPASGEQDEKPATEENNEDKQKQQEEAVDGENTDKKNESNEGRERGTERGQPKGTKVGTVNSTAEESKHQKQFVAEFNRLKDSLEKEATKIIKPEFQPHTPYIHTSLAPYYNTYTVQYLLDLPPHVRHGYITRKTAIGLVDPEVSHTMDVSLDSVPDSVEIPVTSMTGDLSPRSQAVKNREGSTRLPKWPVVKFQKREDPNKMLNWSDVPKLRESLKTQYSSNAQDRIKRDYQRTQQDWTRMELEKLREIHEVNRSHMRITCGTYLGTSKGSRQAVKSLTKVLE, from the exons ATGTCAGAACAAGGGACTGAGGATCGTGAGCCTCACGGTGAG GAGCAGCAACCCGCATCTGGAGAACAAGATGAAAAACCTGCCacagaagaaaacaatgaagacaagcaaaaacaacaagaagAGGCTGTCGATGGTGAAAACACAGACAAGAAAAATGAATCAAATGAAGGTAGAGAGAGGGGGACGGAGAGGGGACAGCCAAAGGGGACCAAAGTAGGAACAG TGAACTCAACAGCAGAAGAATCGAAACATCAAAAGCAGTTTGTTGCGGAATTCAACCGGTTAAAGGACAGCCTGGAAAAGGAAGCTACAAAAATTATCAAACCGGAATT CCAACCACACACACCATATATTCACACCAGTCTAGCACCATATTACAACACGTACACAGTACAATACCTTTTGGATCTG CCGCCTCATGTCCGACACGGATACATCACTCGAAAAACAGCCATTGGTCTTGTAGATCCAGAAGTCTCACATACCATGGATGT GAGTCTTGATTCCGTCCCAGATTCAGTTGAAATACCAGTAACCTCAATGACAGGAGATCTCTC GCCAAGAAGTCAGGCTGTCAAAAACAGAGAAGGAAGCACCAGACTACCAAAGTGGCCGGTTGTCAAATTCCAGAAGAGAGAGGACCCTAATAAGATGCTCAACTGGAGTGATGTGCCAAAACTAAG GGAATCACTCAAGACACAATACAGCAGCAACGCCCAGGATAGAATCAAGAGAGATTACCAACGCACCCAGCAGGACTGGACCCGCATGGAGCTTGAGAAACTACGTGAAATCCATGAGGTCAATCGCAGCCATATGCGCATCACATGCGGAACGTATCTCGGCACGTCCAAAGGGTCTCGTCAGGCTGTCAAATCACTCACCAAGGTCCTAGAGTAG
- the LOC117301134 gene encoding uncharacterized protein LOC117301134 isoform X2 — protein sequence MSEQGTEDREPHGEEQQPASGEQDEKPATEENNEDKQKQQEEAVDGENTDKKNESNEVNSTAEESKHQKQFVAEFNRLKDSLEKEATKIIKPEFQPHTPYIHTSLAPYYNTYTVQYLLDLPPHVRHGYITRKTAIGLVDPEVSHTMDVSLDSVPDSVEIPVTSMTGDLSPRSQAVKNREGSTRLPKWPVVKFQKREDPNKMLNWSDVPKLRESLKTQYSSNAQDRIKRDYQRTQQDWTRMELEKLREIHEVNRSHMRITCGTYLGTSKGSRQAVKSLTKVLE from the exons ATGTCAGAACAAGGGACTGAGGATCGTGAGCCTCACGGTGAG GAGCAGCAACCCGCATCTGGAGAACAAGATGAAAAACCTGCCacagaagaaaacaatgaagacaagcaaaaacaacaagaagAGGCTGTCGATGGTGAAAACACAGACAAGAAAAATGAATCAAATGAAG TGAACTCAACAGCAGAAGAATCGAAACATCAAAAGCAGTTTGTTGCGGAATTCAACCGGTTAAAGGACAGCCTGGAAAAGGAAGCTACAAAAATTATCAAACCGGAATT CCAACCACACACACCATATATTCACACCAGTCTAGCACCATATTACAACACGTACACAGTACAATACCTTTTGGATCTG CCGCCTCATGTCCGACACGGATACATCACTCGAAAAACAGCCATTGGTCTTGTAGATCCAGAAGTCTCACATACCATGGATGT GAGTCTTGATTCCGTCCCAGATTCAGTTGAAATACCAGTAACCTCAATGACAGGAGATCTCTC GCCAAGAAGTCAGGCTGTCAAAAACAGAGAAGGAAGCACCAGACTACCAAAGTGGCCGGTTGTCAAATTCCAGAAGAGAGAGGACCCTAATAAGATGCTCAACTGGAGTGATGTGCCAAAACTAAG GGAATCACTCAAGACACAATACAGCAGCAACGCCCAGGATAGAATCAAGAGAGATTACCAACGCACCCAGCAGGACTGGACCCGCATGGAGCTTGAGAAACTACGTGAAATCCATGAGGTCAATCGCAGCCATATGCGCATCACATGCGGAACGTATCTCGGCACGTCCAAAGGGTCTCGTCAGGCTGTCAAATCACTCACCAAGGTCCTAGAGTAG